The Haloplanus natans DSM 17983 DNA segment ATTTCGTTCGAGGAGGAGAACGTCTCCGTCGAGTTCGACGACTGCGTCTGTAGTCAGGGCACGAACCTCGACCATGCGAGACGATCAGGGAACGGACCCCAAAGAATCCGTGACCCGTTTCCGAGCGTTGTAGTGGACGGCATGCCGACTCGGATTCCCACGAGACGGGAATGCCGAATGTGCTATTTCCGGTCGGGGAACACGAGTTGAAATGATGCCTGAAGAACAGCTCTTCAAGACCGAAGACGTGCACACCCGATCGGAGATCGCACAGACGCTCACCGCGGCCGCGGAACAGATCGAGTCCGGAACGGTGGAGCTAACGAGCGCGACACAGGAGCAGTCGGTATCGATTCCGGACGAGCCGACGCTCGAAGTGGAGCTAGAGCGACTGACGGACTCGGAAACGGGCGAGCAACGATACGAACTCGAGTACGAACTTCGCTGGACGGAGTGATCGGCTTCTCGGCCACGTGAACACGCCCTCGTACGATCTATTGCTCCCTCCGATCGGGATCCCGAGTCAATCGTCCGTCGCAGGAACCCCGTCGACGGTGTCGTCCCCGGCGGGGCCGTCAGCAGCGTCACCGCGTGGGAAGTTGTCGATCGTATCGGCACGGAAGGCCGTCTCGTCGAACGCGTAGTCGCCGTCGAGGAACTCGAGTAGCGTCCGCGTGTCTCGCATGGCATTTTTGAGGCAGGTCGAGGCACCCGGCGACGGCGTGATGTTGAAGATGATGTCGTCGCCGATGATCTTCGCCTCGCCCATGTCGAGGGATTTTTGGCTCGTATCGACGATCTGTGGTCGAACGCCGCCGTAGCCGGTCGCCCGTTCGAGATCCTCGAGTTCGACGTTCGGCACGACCTTCCGGACGTTCGGGAGGAACTGACGTGGACCGACCTCCGGAAGGTCGTACACGAGATTTCGCAGGACGTAGGGAAGGAGTACTCGATCAGAGAGGATGT contains these protein-coding regions:
- a CDS encoding amphi-Trp domain-containing protein, whose product is MPEEQLFKTEDVHTRSEIAQTLTAAAEQIESGTVELTSATQEQSVSIPDEPTLEVELERLTDSETGEQRYELEYELRWTE